A part of Aegilops tauschii subsp. strangulata cultivar AL8/78 chromosome 2, Aet v6.0, whole genome shotgun sequence genomic DNA contains:
- the LOC109745534 gene encoding uncharacterized protein, with translation MPRREIRLGVCPIEDDKQRSVTFSKRRAGLFKSASNLSALTGVKVVVVLESESGKMHAFGTPSVNPIIDAFLSRDPLIEPLADKAGKARIASLQSKVARLDMENTVLEKRANLSLQHIKKIQAENPGMVANNIFSREKDLSLGDLNRLFNDLLRIKEHIRHRMPALHHGHEIRTGGQNVQQIQLLPRGPSQDHSKTHQASLQPSSSRRFSPQVLPPVPLPPTPQHIMGRSFHMQVPQMFQTQPSPLAPRLRSLMQPIPHQVPQLFQSTPPPPPPTPLLASLLQLDLDQVHGLPPPPQPKLQEYASPYKTKEPSQNKTIPNSIVENISEASPRFFSSGGNDISPYAPLDQALYNEIQGMDSYLGCNSNDVGQYNMGREEWVNAPPESSRGNDDDIDA, from the exons ATGCCCAGGAGGGAGATCCGTTTGGGTGTCTGTCCCATCGAGGACGACAAACAGCGCAGTGTCACCTTCTCCAAACGACGTGCTGGTTTGTTTAAAAGCGCCAGTAACCTCTCCGCCCTCACTGGCGTGAAGGTTGTTGTTGTCCTAGAGAGTGAATCAGGAAAGATGCATGCCTTTGGGACGCCATCGGTGAACCCTATTATTGATGCTTTCTTGTCAAGGGATCCACTTATTGAGCCACTCGCCGACAAGGCGGGAAAAGCTAGGATTGCATCGCTGCAGAGCAAGGTGGCTAGGTTGGACATGGAGAATACAGTGCTAGAGAAGAGAGCAAACCTCTCCCTCCAGCATATCAAGAAGATACAAGCTGAAAACCCAGGGATGGTGGCAAATAATATCTTTTCGAGGGAAAAAGATCTCAGTCTTGGAGATCTCAACAGACTCTTCAATGACCTCTTGCGAATCAAGGAGCATATTAGACACCGTATGCCTGCACTACATCATGGCCATGAAATAAGGACTGGTGGTCAAAACGTGCAACAAATCCAGTTGCTGCCAAGAGGTCCATCACAAGATCACTCGAAGACTCATCAAGCGTCATTGCAACCATCATCATCTCGCCGTTTTTCACCTCAAGTGTTGCCTCCAGTTCCACTACCACCAACACCACAACACATTATGGGACGATCTTTTCATATGCAGGTACCACAGATGTTCCAGACCCAACCATCACCTTTGGCGCCCCGGTTGAGGTCCCTTATGCAACCAATTCCTCATCAG GTACCACAACTATTTCAGTCcacaccaccacctccacctccgacTCCCCTGTTGGCATCCCTTCTACAACTGGATCTTGACCAGGTACATGGTTTACCTCCACCACCTCAGCCAAAACTTCAAGAATATGCAAGTCCTTACAAGACAAAGGAGCCATCACAGAACAAGACAATCCCTAACTCAATCGTTGAGAACATTTCGGAGGCATCCCCACGGTTCTTTTCATCCGGTGGCAATGATATCTCTCCTTATGCTCCTTTGGACCAGGCGCTCTACAATGAAATCCAAGGGATGGATTCTTACTTGGGGTGCAATAGTAATGATGTAGGCCAATATAACATGGGACGTGAAGAGTGGGTCAATGCACCACCAGAGTCTTCTCGCGGGAATGATGATGATATTGATGCATGA
- the LOC109745541 gene encoding stress enhanced protein 2, chloroplastic, with protein MAAAVARAIVCEAAPQRAAPPSQQKQQTRRDKIVLQPRLSTLRSYGADGSSAVTRKRLPGEALEEGGVGGAPPFFASLADYIESSRKSQDFETISGRLAMVAFAAAVAVEATTGDSLFKKLDTVQIEEATGLCLAVVASAATFAWVSSARDRIGQMLTLGCNSFVDGLIDNVVDVLFSDDQMQDWSDDA; from the exons ATGGCGGCCGCGGTGGCGAGAGCGATCGTGTGCGAGGCGGCGCCGCAGAGGGCGGCGCCCCCGTCGCAGCAGAAGCAGCAGACGAGGCGGGACAAGATCGTGCTCCAGCCCCGCCTGTCGACGCTCCGGTCGTACGGCGCCGACGGCAGCAGCGCGGTGACGCGGAAGCGGCTGCCGGGCGAGGCCCTGGAGGAGGGAGGCGTCGGGGGCGCGCCGCCCTTCTTCGCGTCGCTCGCCGACTACATCGAGAGCTCCCGCAAGAGCCAGGACTTCGAGACCATCTCCGGCCGCCTCGCCATG GTGGCGttcgcggcggcggtggcggtggaggCGACGACGGGGGACTCGCTGTTCAAGAAGCTGGACACGGTGCAGATCGAGGAGGCGACGGGGCTGTGCCTGGCCGTGGTGGCCTCGGCGGCCACCTTCGCGTGGGTCTCCAGCGCGCGCGACCGGATCGGGCAGATGCTCACCCTCGGCTGCAACTCCTTCGTGGACGGGCTCATCGACAACGTCGTGGACGTGCTCTTCTCCGACGACCAGATGCAGGACTGGTCCGACGACGCCTGA